Proteins from a genomic interval of Symmachiella macrocystis:
- a CDS encoding alpha/beta hydrolase-fold protein, translated as MANSRRFLRRSAKTLLFFFAWLLFFYLSDRPAPAAASDFAFEVSFDTAIHDKPFTGRVYLFFSKREAPAPRFGPNWFRPEPFLSTQVKDWQPGTPLKIAPGNLEDLRTFPKSFAEVSLDGLHAQAVVRFNPHEREVGQGAGNGFSNVVRVDAKSPAKTLHLRVDQLVEPPKFKESKWSKEVVMRSPLLSDFYGRDVEMKAAVILPASYYDEPQRLYPVIYQIPGFSGTHFHGRRNEPVAENNEEGVEFMRVMLDPNCPRGHHVFADSANNGPVGQALTEELIPHIDDEFRTIDQPAARFLTGHSSGGWSSLWLQVAYPDFFGGTWSTAPDPVDFRDFQQIDLYNDGENMYVDHDGQKRPLARIKNQPVLWYQDFADMEWALDYGGQLHSFEAVFSPRGKDGKPLSVWDRETGAVDTAVAKTWENYDIRLILAQNWQTLGPKLVGKIHVFMGDEDTFYLNGATVRLKEALEKLGSDAVVEIYPGKDHGSLMTPELMARIRGEMVAAFLREYPLGGP; from the coding sequence ATGGCGAATTCACGTCGTTTCCTCAGACGGTCAGCTAAGACGCTGCTATTCTTTTTTGCTTGGCTGCTCTTCTTTTATCTGTCGGATCGGCCCGCCCCGGCGGCAGCTTCGGATTTTGCATTTGAAGTCAGTTTTGATACGGCCATCCACGACAAACCATTTACCGGCCGCGTCTATTTGTTTTTCAGTAAACGCGAAGCCCCTGCCCCACGTTTTGGTCCCAATTGGTTTCGCCCAGAGCCGTTTCTTTCAACGCAAGTCAAGGATTGGCAACCCGGTACACCGCTCAAGATCGCCCCCGGCAACCTGGAAGATTTACGGACGTTTCCGAAATCATTTGCCGAGGTCTCGCTGGACGGCCTGCATGCTCAAGCGGTCGTGCGGTTCAATCCCCATGAGCGCGAAGTCGGTCAAGGCGCTGGAAATGGATTCAGCAACGTGGTGCGGGTCGATGCCAAGTCACCGGCCAAAACACTGCATCTACGCGTCGACCAATTGGTCGAGCCCCCGAAATTCAAAGAATCAAAGTGGTCTAAAGAAGTCGTGATGCGCAGCCCGCTGCTCAGCGATTTTTACGGCCGCGATGTCGAAATGAAGGCCGCCGTGATTCTGCCGGCCAGCTACTACGACGAGCCGCAGCGGCTTTATCCGGTGATCTATCAAATCCCCGGATTCAGCGGCACGCACTTCCACGGCCGGCGAAACGAACCGGTTGCGGAGAACAACGAGGAAGGGGTGGAGTTCATGCGCGTGATGCTTGATCCCAATTGCCCTCGCGGACACCACGTCTTCGCCGACTCGGCCAACAACGGGCCGGTTGGGCAGGCGCTGACCGAAGAATTGATTCCCCACATTGATGACGAATTCCGCACTATCGATCAACCAGCTGCGCGGTTTCTCACCGGGCATTCCTCAGGCGGTTGGTCGAGCCTGTGGTTGCAGGTGGCCTATCCCGACTTTTTCGGCGGCACCTGGAGCACTGCTCCGGACCCGGTCGATTTTCGCGACTTTCAACAAATCGACTTATACAACGACGGCGAAAATATGTATGTCGATCACGATGGGCAAAAACGTCCGCTGGCCCGCATCAAAAATCAGCCGGTGTTGTGGTATCAGGATTTCGCTGACATGGAATGGGCGCTGGATTATGGCGGACAACTGCACAGCTTCGAAGCCGTTTTCAGCCCCCGTGGAAAAGATGGGAAGCCTCTGTCCGTCTGGGACCGTGAAACCGGTGCGGTCGATACCGCGGTGGCCAAAACCTGGGAGAATTACGACATCCGGTTAATTCTTGCGCAGAATTGGCAAACGCTCGGCCCCAAACTGGTGGGAAAAATTCACGTCTTCATGGGAGACGAGGATACGTTCTACCTCAACGGGGCGACCGTGCGACTCAAAGAAGCACTGGAAAAACTTGGCAGCGATGCCGTTGTCGAAATCTATCCCGGCAAAGATCACGGCAGCTTGATGACACCTGAATTGATGGCCCGCATTCGCGGCGAAATGGTCGCCGCCTTCTTGCGAGAATATCCCCTCGGGGGACCGTAA